Proteins encoded in a region of the bacterium genome:
- a CDS encoding DinB family protein — protein sequence MKNVWMYFLMLVAMVNVMVAQDKKMEVTGIRGDVIGQIQFAGGRVMELAKAIPAEKYSWRPAEGVRSVGEVVMHVAGGNYFLLGMAGIKGKELTKDYEKESDKEKVLAALKESMEWTKESVAKMADSDLETKVKIFGGQESTKRNVLMILIGHHHEHLGQLIAYARMNGIAPPWSVKE from the coding sequence ATGAAAAACGTCTGGATGTATTTTCTGATGCTTGTTGCCATGGTCAATGTCATGGTTGCACAGGACAAGAAAATGGAAGTAACTGGTATTCGTGGCGATGTAATTGGACAGATCCAGTTCGCAGGCGGACGAGTTATGGAACTTGCCAAAGCGATTCCGGCAGAGAAATATTCCTGGCGACCGGCGGAAGGAGTTCGTTCCGTTGGCGAAGTCGTCATGCATGTTGCCGGCGGTAATTATTTTTTACTCGGGATGGCCGGAATAAAAGGTAAAGAACTTACCAAAGATTACGAAAAAGAAAGCGATAAAGAAAAAGTCTTAGCCGCTTTAAAAGAATCGATGGAATGGACAAAGGAAAGTGTAGCCAAGATGGCCGACAGCGATCTTGAAACAAAAGTCAAGATTTTTGGAGGGCAGGAATCGACGAAGCGCAACGTCCTTATGATCCTGATCGGACATCATCATGAACATCTTGGGCAGCTTATTGCTTATGCCCGTATGAATGGCATTGCGCCACCGTGGAGTGTTAAAGAATAG
- a CDS encoding (2Fe-2S)-binding protein produces MSQSHDEKNVSKRLSRRKFLKGFGLTSIGVAAAGGGILGNVIPDDHANGSIMGPEAVPITLNVNGKNYTVKVEPRTTLVEALREQLHLTGTKIGCDRGACGACTVIVDGKTLASCLTLAIDVVGLPIQTIEGLETNGQMHPVQQAFINADALQCGFCTPGMIMSCKNLLDHKANPTLDDIKTATSGNLCRCGTYPKVFEAVLKSKKA; encoded by the coding sequence ATGAGCCAATCTCACGATGAAAAAAATGTATCCAAAAGATTGTCGCGTCGCAAATTTCTTAAGGGTTTTGGTCTGACGTCTATTGGAGTAGCGGCGGCTGGTGGAGGAATTCTAGGCAACGTTATTCCTGATGACCACGCCAATGGATCCATCATGGGTCCGGAAGCCGTGCCGATCACGCTCAATGTGAATGGAAAAAATTACACCGTTAAAGTCGAACCACGTACCACATTGGTTGAAGCGTTACGAGAACAATTGCATCTCACCGGCACGAAAATCGGATGCGATCGAGGTGCATGTGGTGCGTGCACAGTAATTGTTGACGGTAAAACATTGGCCTCGTGCCTGACATTGGCCATTGACGTTGTCGGTTTGCCAATCCAGACCATCGAAGGTCTGGAAACTAACGGACAAATGCATCCCGTTCAGCAAGCGTTTATCAATGCCGATGCATTGCAATGCGGGTTTTGTACACCGGGAATGATCATGAGTTGCAAAAATTTACTGGATCATAAAGCTAATCCGACGCTGGACGATATCAAAACGGCAACGAGTGGCAATTTATGCCGTTGTGGCACTTATCCCAAAGTTTTCGAAGCGGTTCTTAAGTCTAAAAAGGCATGA